A single genomic interval of Oncorhynchus mykiss isolate Arlee chromosome 13, USDA_OmykA_1.1, whole genome shotgun sequence harbors:
- the LOC110485816 gene encoding uncharacterized protein LOC110485816 isoform X1 yields the protein MTSATTFLFFAIHLACIRAGNSSEKFIKLECKEEYHGVYGQQSLLQCIVKAVENVTILTVTWKRMEADPLLLEYHKDTSNLTPGFTFAEPSWNKDNMNVSLLLTKTKMADKGVYECMVTTDRGDDTATTSLSVTAKYITPTMSSIPETNIKENTDVTIFCNSTGGQQTGLIWWFDQDGYNWTRRAELVAKETDDGLFSLSSKFIVLKATSSYTNYTCKVLNVNGAVEGKASFVIQLAPQVSEMNADNLDSDSTIHWLAPVVVIGSLVIGLLAALLIFKRRSTQRFVSFLRGARRQSTFPLMSDHQPDTRHDGDVEAEGLNSDSPQDQRDSL from the exons ATGACCTCAGCTACCACCTTCCTGTTTTTTGCGATCCATTTAGCCTGTATCAGAGCTGGAAATTCCTCTGAGA AATTTATCAAACTGGAGTGTAAAGAAGAATACCATGGGGTTTATGGTCAGCAGTCATTGCTGCAGTGTATTGTCAAAGCTGTTGAGAACGTGACCATCTTGACCGTGACCTGGAAGAGGATGGAAGCTGATCCTCTTTTGTTGGAATACCATAAAGATACATCTAACCTAACACCTGGATTTACATTTGCTGAGCCATCCTGGAACAAGGATAATATGAATGTGTCCTTGTTGTTGACAAAGACCAAGATGGCCGACAAGGGGGTGTATGAATGCATGGTGACCACAGACCGTGGTGATGATACAGCTACAACCAGCCTCAGTGTCACAG ctaAGTACATAACTCCAACCATGAGCTCCATCCCTGAGACCAACATCAAAGAGAACACAGATGTGACCATTTTCTGCAACTCTACAGGCGGGCAACAGACAGGGTTGATCTGGTGGTTTGACCAGGATGGCTACAATTGGACGCGCAGGGCTGAACTGGTGGCCAAAGAGACTGACGATGGACTGTTTAGCCTCTCCAGTAAATTCATAGTGCTGAAGGCTACATCCAGTTACACAAACTACACGTGCAAAGTGCTCAATGTCAATGGTGCCGTGGAGGGGAAGGCGTCATTTGTGATCCAGTTAGCGCCGCAAGTCTCAG AAATGAACGCTGACAATTTGGATTCTGATTCCACCATCCACTGGCTAGCCCCGGTTGTAGTCATAGGATCTCTGGTCATTGGACTCCTTGCTGCGCTGCTGATATTTAAAAGGCGCTCCACCCAAC GTTTTGTGTCATTTTTGAGAGGAGCTCGAAGGCAGTCCACCTTTCCGTTAATGA GTGACCACCAACCAGATACCAGGCATGATGGAGATGTTGAGGCAGAAG GTCTAAACAGTGACAGTCCACAGGACCAGCGTGACAGTCTCTAG
- the LOC110485816 gene encoding CD276 antigen homolog isoform X2, whose protein sequence is MTSATTFLFFAIHLACIRAGNSSEKFIKLECKEEYHGVYGQQSLLQCIVKAVENVTILTVTWKRMEADPLLLEYHKDTSNLTPGFTFAEPSWNKDNMNVSLLLTKTKMADKGVYECMVTTDRGDDTATTSLSVTAKYITPTMSSIPETNIKENTDVTIFCNSTGGQQTGLIWWFDQDGYNWTRRAELVAKETDDGLFSLSSKFIVLKATSSYTNYTCKVLNVNGAVEGKASFVIQLAPQVSEMNADNLDSDSTIHWLAPVVVIGSLVIGLLAALLIFKRRSTQRDHQPDTRHDGDVEAEGLNSDSPQDQRDSL, encoded by the exons ATGACCTCAGCTACCACCTTCCTGTTTTTTGCGATCCATTTAGCCTGTATCAGAGCTGGAAATTCCTCTGAGA AATTTATCAAACTGGAGTGTAAAGAAGAATACCATGGGGTTTATGGTCAGCAGTCATTGCTGCAGTGTATTGTCAAAGCTGTTGAGAACGTGACCATCTTGACCGTGACCTGGAAGAGGATGGAAGCTGATCCTCTTTTGTTGGAATACCATAAAGATACATCTAACCTAACACCTGGATTTACATTTGCTGAGCCATCCTGGAACAAGGATAATATGAATGTGTCCTTGTTGTTGACAAAGACCAAGATGGCCGACAAGGGGGTGTATGAATGCATGGTGACCACAGACCGTGGTGATGATACAGCTACAACCAGCCTCAGTGTCACAG ctaAGTACATAACTCCAACCATGAGCTCCATCCCTGAGACCAACATCAAAGAGAACACAGATGTGACCATTTTCTGCAACTCTACAGGCGGGCAACAGACAGGGTTGATCTGGTGGTTTGACCAGGATGGCTACAATTGGACGCGCAGGGCTGAACTGGTGGCCAAAGAGACTGACGATGGACTGTTTAGCCTCTCCAGTAAATTCATAGTGCTGAAGGCTACATCCAGTTACACAAACTACACGTGCAAAGTGCTCAATGTCAATGGTGCCGTGGAGGGGAAGGCGTCATTTGTGATCCAGTTAGCGCCGCAAGTCTCAG AAATGAACGCTGACAATTTGGATTCTGATTCCACCATCCACTGGCTAGCCCCGGTTGTAGTCATAGGATCTCTGGTCATTGGACTCCTTGCTGCGCTGCTGATATTTAAAAGGCGCTCCACCCAAC GTGACCACCAACCAGATACCAGGCATGATGGAGATGTTGAGGCAGAAG GTCTAAACAGTGACAGTCCACAGGACCAGCGTGACAGTCTCTAG